The genomic window ATTTTCTGCTTCGGTTTTATATGCTTACGACGCTTGTTTTCATTTTTCTGATGAATAGCGTGTTATTATACGAGATAGGGGATTCGTTTGAATTCTTGCTTTTGCTGTGAAGAAAAGGCGAAAATTCAAGGGTTTCTGAAAATGCACTGTGATTGAGCAACTTAATTGAGTTAAATAATGAGTTGATTGAGTTTCTGCTTTCTGTTTGAAATGATtacattttttgtttgtttttttacctTTGGATAGCTCATAGACTCGTAGTGTTTGACATTGAGGAGTTTTAACCTCAGCTTTACGATCCAAAACTCGCCAATGTTAATGCCGTCTTTCATTGCAGTCCGTATTTCGACTTATGGTTATTGAGTGGAGATGAGTTTCATCTTGCTTTTCACTGTTTTTACTGCATACTTAGGTTTAGGTGATGTATGTATCTACATACCTGTTCTTAGGTGTAGATTCTTTTAGGTTAAGTATGCCCAAAACACTATTTATTTCCAGCTTGTATTGTCAACTCATATTCCTGCTTTAGAGATAAACCCCATGCCATTGCATCAAGGATAATTAGTTGGTAGGAGTGAAAGACTGCCAATTTTCTTTTCGGGTTTAGTTTGCATCTTTCTTGGTTTCACAAAGTCAGCATGGCTTGGTCCATTGTGTCAACTTGATATGGTATGCAGAGATTATCTGTGTGTGGGCATAATGATAAATTTCTGTGTTCTGAAATATTTTTGGTTGTTGCTTGCAGACCGTGCCAGTTAACCCCAAGCCTTTCTTGAACAATTTGACTGGGAAGCCTGTCATGGTCAAACTCAAATGGGGAATGGAATACAAAGGTTACTAAAgttttgggattgatttttctAATAATATGAATACCTCTTCATTACTCTTATCTTTTCTCCttcatatattaaatatttggCATTCTTATATCACTGAGAAGATTAATTTTCTATTTCTGTTGTGTTCCAGGTTTCCTCGTCTCTGTGGATTCATACATGAACTTGCAGGTACCTAGTACTGTATTAAAACATCAACCTATAATTTGCTACATTGTATATTAACTCACAACAACAGTacttgatactccctccgttccttgttaatagaggcatttctttttggcacggagtttaataatagtgtgttaaatgaatagtgaaaaaagtaagagagaagaaagtaagagagatgaagagagaataaagtaaaagggagaattactttttgccaaaaatagaaatgactcaattaacttggaacttcccaaaatagaaaaatgactctattaacatggaacggagggagtacgaaTTTGGATGTGATGAGAAATATGACAATTACCTAGCTTGTAGGTTATACTCTGACATGAAAATGTAtgttcttttttattttgatggAATGTTTCTGTAGTGGAAAGTGGGAACTTCCGTCCTACACCTGACAATTAGTAATTCCCTGCATAAATTCACTCCCCATCTAAATGGATGTGAATTTTGTTGGGCTAGTTTCTGCTATAGCATTTATTTACAGGAAAAATTTGAAGCTTCACTGTTCTAAACTTATGTTATACAagcaaatatttttatattgaatGTAGAAACTGAATAAGGACATAATCTGTTGGTTATATAGCTTGATAGTATTTTATCCAATTGAGTGGTTTACCTTAAAACGGTCAAAATTGTTTGACATATAGCTATTAATGCTTAATCATTTATTTTTGTAGCTTGCGAATGCTGAGGAATACATTGATGGGCAGTGCACTGGAAGCCTTGGAGAAATCTTGATCAGGTTCCATTCATCTTCTCTCCAATCATCTTCTAAGTACATACACATACTTGGATGAAACTAGATAGATTAATATACTTCGCACAAACTACTATTACTTCTCACTATCTCAGTTCTCATAGAATACAGTATGTCTTAATTTTTCATATGAACATTTGTTCCTTTGAGGAATTTATTACTTAAGTTGTGAATATTCTGTTCAGCAGTTGGGCTTTACGAAGCAATATAGTTCTCAGAGAAATACAGTTAGCTGATGAAATCTTTTTGGGTTATCTTGTGCAGATGCAATAATGTTCTGTATCTCCGCGGTGTGCCTGAGGATGAAGAGATCGAAGATGCTGACCGTGATTAGTCTGACCGATTGTATCATCGTATGCCTTATTGAACTGGTGGTTGATCTTGCATCTGCACTTCTCCCAAGCTTCTATCATTTGTGTAGTAGTTGTACTTGACATGCATTCTATCTTTGTTCATGTAAAATTTATGCACATGAGCTGTTGAAGggatatattttgttataaattgTCTCATATCAGtctagaaaattgaaaaaaatgagagTTTGAATTCATTTGGTGCATTAGGGTTCGTTATTACTCGGTTGAATTATTAGATAGAAAATTAATTTGCCCATATTTTTTTGCAATGGGTTCAATTATCACCAAATCATGATTTTCTTGTTtgcccatatatatatatatatatatgggtgtgttaaggtcattcgcagcttttcagtcccatgttctttttaatcacagtccttggatccttgaattggatggttgtgattatctgcattatttgacgaaaaatttgcattattagtctgtgtgcattattcaactgaaaatctgcattattacactataatgatgcattattagtcggtgtgcattattcaactgaaaatctacattatATAATggcacgtggcatcaatctaaccgtcggatgataaaatcgtggggctgagattaaaaagaccAGTAGAACAATGGATTAGTTATTTAAATCAGACTGTTATATATAATCAGAATTTGACTAAATTTGGTActgtaattaattaagttattttATTATGGAATTATAACAAACCTCACTGATTTGTCAAACTTAATACCAAACTACCTATTCTTGAAATTTTAAACACTACATACCTAAATTATGGCCAAAGTTGGGAATgtaataaaatggaaaattatGTATCGTGAGAAAAGTCTCATAAATCCGATTTCCTCCAAAAGGCcaattaattttactattaaagaTTATGATCTATTGGAATATAATTTCAAGGTACATGATTCCTAATAAATTACTTATCATTTGTCATGTGtttgaaaatatcaaagaaaattggtaggatttttaatttatgttcaaCTAAGTAATTGTTATAATAACTGAATTAACTAATAGGTGTACTAATTGAAgcagtaataataataataacaatcgaaatcataattttaaaattaaattaatattttcttaataattgttataataaatgaattaacttatattattattattattattattactatattattattatatagttTAACAATTACATTAAGatcaatataattaattattgattgctaataataatactagtaaaatatgattgataatttaaaatcatgttaagattTTGTTAATTACTCGTTAATTTTCCAGATATAATTCTCACAAATAAACAACCCCAATGAAGTAATtcgaattatttatttttgtataatcTAGCATTGTACTAATTTGAAAAAAGGATGATTGTAACCCACATATAAGAAAGCATTGTTATAAAATGGAAATTGTTATCCAAATGACAATTATACCCCTTTGACTTGCACCAAATTATCAATTATCAACATATTGTTCGGAAAAAAATccctcatccattaaaaccagAGCTCAACCGCTTTGTAAATTTCGGTTTCGTCGGTGCCTCGATCTGCTCCATTTGTCCCGGTTCGAGATCGGGCGATCTCAGCCGTCCGATCTCTCTCCACTGCGCGGATCCGATTCCCTACCTCTCTCGTAAGCTTTCTGCTGTTTCGAATTCTGAATTTTTTCCCCTGTAGTTGATCAATTTCTGTGTTTTTTGGCGGCATTTCATGCGATGATTTTTGTTTTGTCGTTTTGATTATTGCGTATTGTTGATCTATCATGTGAATTTTCGAAATTTGAAGACCGGGAAATGAGCGTCGATCATGAGaattttgtgattgtgatacTTGGTTTTGATCAGTGGCTGGATCTAATTAATCACAGCTGTAAGTGTGCTTTGGAGTTTGATGACCGTGTACGGAGTTTTAATCCAGCTGAGTGTGTTGCTTTGAATTCGAATTAGCTCACTCCACAGCTGAATGGGAGTATTCCAATTATGTACATTGTGAAACTGAGAAATTAGAGTTAACTTGGGATTTGAAACTTCGTGAAATTTGCTGATCATTCCTTTCTTATATTGTTTGGAAAATGTAACcaaattttttcttatattgTTTGGAAAATGTAACCAAATTTACTATCTATTGAGATATAGATTTGGTAAGCTGCATTTCGAACCTCAATAATAAATAGCTATACTTTCTCTCATTTTTAGGTTCTTAGTCTAGAAAAGATAGATTATGTGTACTACTGTAACTAATGCTTGTTTTTTCTCCGAACTGATAATTTTTCTGGTGTGGCAGGACACCTGCAATGGGAATGGACAATCGAAGTTGGCATTTGGATTTAAACCATGAACAGTGGGCAGCGCTCCCGGTAGATGGCCAGCGGCCTGCTGCTCGGTACAAGGTAAAGTTATCTAGAAAATTGAACTCTCTGGATTTTCAACCGTCCTTTTCCTATTTTAAGTTTCTCTTCTGCTttcattttattgaaaaaagCTGTAAATTTGTAAACGTTGATTGCTATTTACAAATATGTTTAATGTACTTTTTCCCAATATATATTTGTTCTTGCCTTACAGCATGCTGCAACAGTATTGGGAGAGAAGTTATACGTTATGGGTGGAAGCCGCAATGGTAGATACCTATCTGATATACAGGTATTGCTAACTGTTCCTTGCTTACAACTCATGAATTTTTGATTGGggtttatgttttattaatttttccgTATAATTTTAGGTGTTCGATCTGAAGAACTTGATGTGGTCAAGTATCAAACTGAACATGGAAGCCAATGATGATAAAAGTACAGATGGTGCCAAACTTGGAGCTTTCCCAGCAACCTCGGGTCACAGCATGGTAATCAGTTTGGATATTTCATCTTTTATGCATTTTATATGCCCTCCTCCTTTACCATTCAtcatattttctaattttaggcTGCAAATAGCCATGATAGTTTTGAAGTaatattagtttatattttaatatatctaaTTGATCTATAGAGTTAATTTCCCAACTGCAGATTGTGTGGA from Salvia splendens isolate huo1 unplaced genomic scaffold, SspV2 ctg527, whole genome shotgun sequence includes these protein-coding regions:
- the LOC121790478 gene encoding probable small nuclear ribonucleoprotein F, producing the protein MATVPVNPKPFLNNLTGKPVMVKLKWGMEYKGFLVSVDSYMNLQLANAEEYIDGQCTGSLGEILIRCNNVLYLRGVPEDEEIEDADRD